One Phycisphaera mikurensis NBRC 102666 DNA window includes the following coding sequences:
- a CDS encoding NAD-dependent epimerase/dehydratase family protein → MIIVTGGSGKAGRACVEHLRAHGHEVVNVDRAAPAGDPGVPFVRAELGDFGQAIAALSSVDGRIRGGVAGVVHLAAIPAPGLATNAETFHNNTASTYNVFEACRVLGIKNIVWASSETVLGLPFDTPPPHVPLGPDAAPRPESAYALSKLLGETMAEQFCRWDPELKIVGLRLSNVMEPGDYDRFAGFEDDPAKRKWNLWGYIDGRDAAEAVRLALGAEFTGAEVFVIANADTVMRSGNAELLDAFFPGVPRRAGAGGNATLLSIEKARRLLGFDPGSRWRDPA, encoded by the coding sequence ATGATCATCGTCACCGGCGGCAGCGGAAAGGCGGGGCGGGCGTGCGTGGAGCACCTGCGGGCGCACGGACACGAGGTGGTCAACGTGGACCGGGCGGCGCCTGCCGGAGATCCCGGCGTGCCGTTCGTGCGAGCGGAGCTCGGCGACTTCGGCCAGGCGATCGCCGCCCTCTCGTCGGTCGACGGCCGGATCCGCGGCGGCGTCGCCGGCGTCGTGCACCTCGCCGCGATCCCCGCCCCGGGCCTGGCCACCAACGCCGAGACGTTCCACAACAACACCGCCTCGACCTACAACGTGTTCGAGGCCTGCCGGGTGCTGGGCATCAAGAACATCGTCTGGGCGAGCAGCGAGACGGTGCTCGGCCTGCCCTTCGACACGCCCCCGCCGCACGTGCCGCTGGGTCCGGACGCGGCGCCCCGGCCCGAGTCGGCCTACGCCCTCTCGAAGCTGCTCGGCGAGACGATGGCCGAGCAGTTCTGCCGGTGGGACCCGGAGCTGAAGATCGTGGGTCTCCGCCTGAGCAACGTGATGGAGCCCGGCGACTACGACCGCTTCGCCGGCTTCGAGGACGACCCGGCGAAGCGGAAGTGGAACCTCTGGGGCTACATCGACGGCCGCGACGCGGCCGAGGCGGTGCGGCTGGCGCTCGGGGCCGAATTCACGGGCGCCGAGGTGTTCGTGATCGCCAACGCCGACACCGTGATGCGCAGCGGCAACGCCGAGCTGCTCGACGCCTTCTTCCCCGGCGTCCCCCGCCGGGCCGGGGCCGGAGGCAACGCGACGCTGCTGTCGATCGAGAAGGCCCGCCGCCTGCTCGGCTTCGATCCCGGCTCGCGCTGGCGGGACCCGGCCTGA
- a CDS encoding YqgE/AlgH family protein, translating to MADLVGKLLLAAPSLEEAAFHRAVVLVIEHGPAGAMGLVLNKPTPLKLADVLAKTETEAGDDAGFEADEAVLLHQGGPCPGPLFVLHADGCLGDREPVPGLFLSNDGDVIRLLVREPPAAPLPWRAVGGYAGWGPGQLEGELGEGSWRIAEAPVDVLLNLDGDAGWLDLTRSAAREAVYEDLPDAAVPRDPRNN from the coding sequence ATGGCCGACCTGGTGGGCAAATTGTTGCTGGCGGCGCCCTCGCTGGAGGAGGCGGCGTTCCACAGGGCGGTCGTTCTCGTGATCGAGCACGGGCCGGCGGGGGCCATGGGGCTGGTCCTCAACAAGCCGACGCCGCTGAAGCTGGCCGACGTGCTCGCCAAAACCGAGACCGAGGCCGGCGACGACGCGGGCTTCGAGGCGGACGAAGCGGTGCTGCTCCACCAGGGCGGCCCCTGCCCCGGCCCGCTGTTCGTGCTGCACGCCGACGGGTGCCTGGGCGATCGCGAGCCGGTCCCGGGCCTGTTCCTCAGCAACGACGGGGACGTGATCCGGCTGCTGGTGCGGGAGCCGCCGGCGGCACCGCTGCCCTGGCGGGCGGTCGGTGGCTACGCCGGCTGGGGCCCGGGCCAGCTCGAGGGAGAGCTGGGGGAGGGCTCGTGGCGGATCGCCGAGGCCCCGGTGGACGTCCTGCTGAACCTCGACGGCGACGCCGGCTGGTTGGACCTCACCCGCTCCGCGGCACGCGAGGCCGTCTACGAGGATCTACCCGATGCCGCCGTGCCGCGGGACCCTCGCAACAACTAG
- the fdhD gene encoding formate dehydrogenase accessory sulfurtransferase FdhD has protein sequence MADALTEPVRVLRLGCGVAAEATDAVAREEPLEIRLDNEAVAVTMRTPGPPGSDEELAAGMLLAEGLIDHRDQLAGLAPCARSASGSVLNAYSAAGHTPDRSRLARRGPVAASCGVCGKASIEAIHRSIPPLPPSGGSVTASALAGFPARLAERQPGFAATGGVHAAGLFFPGGDAIVREDVGRHNAVDRVLGHALLDGRDNADAVLFESGRVSFEIVQKALASRVRVLAAVGPPTSLAVEFAADSGITLVGFLRRDRMNVYTHTHRVEPAG, from the coding sequence GTGGCCGACGCCCTCACCGAGCCCGTCCGCGTCCTCCGCCTCGGGTGCGGCGTCGCCGCCGAGGCCACCGACGCCGTCGCCCGCGAGGAGCCGCTGGAGATCCGCCTCGACAACGAAGCCGTCGCCGTCACGATGCGGACCCCCGGCCCGCCCGGGAGCGACGAGGAGCTCGCGGCCGGGATGCTGCTGGCCGAGGGACTGATCGACCACCGCGACCAGCTCGCGGGCCTCGCTCCCTGCGCCCGCTCCGCTTCCGGCTCGGTCCTCAACGCGTACTCCGCCGCCGGCCACACGCCGGATCGCTCTCGCCTCGCGCGGCGCGGCCCGGTCGCCGCCTCCTGCGGCGTCTGCGGCAAAGCGAGCATCGAGGCGATCCACCGCTCGATACCGCCGCTGCCGCCCAGCGGCGGGAGCGTCACCGCCTCCGCGCTCGCCGGTTTCCCCGCCCGCCTCGCCGAGCGGCAGCCCGGCTTCGCCGCCACCGGCGGCGTGCACGCGGCGGGCCTCTTCTTCCCCGGCGGCGACGCGATCGTCCGCGAGGACGTCGGCCGCCACAACGCCGTCGACCGGGTGCTCGGCCACGCCCTGCTCGACGGCCGCGACAACGCGGACGCGGTGCTCTTCGAGTCCGGCCGCGTCTCCTTCGAGATCGTCCAGAAGGCCCTCGCCTCCCGTGTCCGCGTCCTGGCCGCTGTTGGCCCGCCCACCTCCCTCGCCGTCGAGTTCGCGGCCGACAGCGGCATCACCCTCGTCGGCTTCCTGCGCAGAGACCGGATGAACGTCTACACGCACACTCATCGCGTCGAGCCCGCGGGATGA
- the nuoF gene encoding NADH-quinone oxidoreductase subunit NuoF, with amino-acid sequence MTPVLFRRVPTPPEGSFHDRKYVGYDDYVASEGYEGLQAGIDAGHEEVVNIVKAAELRGRGGAGFPAGVKWGFLPPLDDGPRYLCINADESEPATFKDQVLIQFDPHSVIEGIALCMLACQLDTAYFYIRGEYHHQREVFERAIAEAYANGVLGENARTGKINGRWPNLYLHRGAGAYICGEETGLIESLEGKRGWPRIKPPFPAVQGAFARPTVINNVETLANVPFILKHGADAWKANGKGRPEGAPPQVPASYGTKLMGLSGAISRPGVYEHELGIKLTDLIETSGQGALAGEGNAIKGYFHGGISMGVISQEEAEAGVEMDFDIGKKWNNLGLGTACVTVIPERTSMVAMARNCARFYAHESCGQCTQCREGSRWLNKMLDRMVAGDGTTKDLDLLLELASSMGSMPGNNICGLSDGANWAIRTIVNKFWDEFEAIVSKPSRVSLAVV; translated from the coding sequence ATGACCCCCGTTCTTTTCCGACGCGTCCCGACCCCGCCCGAAGGCAGCTTCCACGACCGGAAGTACGTCGGGTACGACGACTACGTGGCAAGCGAGGGCTACGAGGGGCTGCAGGCCGGCATCGACGCCGGCCACGAGGAGGTGGTGAACATCGTCAAGGCGGCGGAGCTGCGCGGCCGCGGGGGGGCGGGGTTCCCGGCGGGCGTGAAGTGGGGCTTCCTGCCGCCGCTGGACGACGGCCCGCGCTACCTGTGCATCAACGCCGACGAGAGCGAGCCGGCGACGTTCAAGGATCAGGTGCTGATCCAGTTCGACCCGCACTCGGTCATCGAGGGCATCGCGCTGTGCATGCTGGCCTGCCAGCTGGACACCGCGTACTTCTACATCCGCGGCGAGTACCACCACCAGCGCGAGGTCTTCGAGCGGGCGATCGCCGAGGCCTACGCCAACGGCGTGCTCGGCGAGAACGCCCGGACGGGCAAGATCAACGGCCGGTGGCCGAACCTCTACCTGCACCGCGGGGCGGGGGCGTACATCTGCGGCGAGGAGACGGGGCTTATCGAGAGCTTGGAGGGCAAGCGGGGCTGGCCGCGGATCAAGCCGCCGTTCCCCGCCGTGCAGGGCGCCTTCGCCCGGCCGACGGTCATCAACAACGTCGAGACGCTCGCCAATGTGCCCTTCATCCTGAAGCACGGCGCCGACGCCTGGAAGGCCAACGGCAAGGGCCGGCCGGAGGGGGCGCCGCCGCAGGTGCCGGCCAGCTACGGGACCAAGCTGATGGGCCTTTCGGGAGCGATTTCACGGCCGGGCGTGTACGAGCACGAGCTGGGGATCAAGCTCACGGACCTCATCGAGACGTCCGGGCAGGGCGCGCTTGCCGGCGAGGGCAACGCGATCAAGGGCTACTTCCACGGCGGCATCTCCATGGGCGTGATCAGCCAGGAGGAGGCGGAGGCCGGGGTCGAGATGGACTTCGACATCGGCAAGAAGTGGAACAACCTGGGCCTGGGAACCGCCTGCGTGACGGTGATCCCCGAGCGGACCTCCATGGTCGCCATGGCCCGCAACTGCGCCCGCTTCTACGCCCACGAGAGCTGCGGGCAGTGCACCCAGTGCCGCGAGGGGTCGCGCTGGCTCAACAAGATGCTCGACCGCATGGTCGCCGGCGACGGGACGACCAAGGACCTGGACCTGCTGCTGGAGCTGGCCTCCTCGATGGGCTCGATGCCCGGCAACAACATCTGCGGCCTCAGCGACGGGGCGAACTGGGCGATCCGCACGATCGTCAACAAGTTCTGGGACGAGTTCGAGGCGATCGTGAGCAAGCCCTCCCGCGTCTCGCTCGCCGTCGTTTGA
- a CDS encoding DUF4394 domain-containing protein, protein MTRSLTALIAASTAAGAFSASAETVLVLEDVGTSQQLFSFDSASPSNTSNRVSVTGLESGGELLGIDYRPATGQLFGFSSNDRLYTLDAGTGAATLVGSGFSDAPAGTFYGFDFNPVIDKIRINSDVGTNFVADPDSGDANIADTTPLFYGSGDANEGASTVVIGAAYTNSVANADSTQLYVIDSALDILATQANNAGTLGTVGELGVDIVDIGEFDVSGATGTAYLAGIVRGETDSTLFSVDLGTGLATSLGTIGSSGTTIAGIAVAPGNAAVIPTPGAAAAGLALLGGLAARRKRSA, encoded by the coding sequence ATGACCCGCTCCCTGACCGCCCTCATCGCCGCCTCGACCGCCGCCGGCGCGTTCTCCGCTTCGGCCGAGACCGTGCTCGTCCTCGAGGACGTCGGCACCTCGCAGCAGCTCTTCAGCTTCGACAGCGCCTCGCCCTCGAACACGAGCAACCGCGTCTCCGTCACCGGCCTGGAGAGCGGCGGCGAGCTGCTCGGGATCGACTACCGCCCCGCGACGGGGCAGCTGTTCGGATTCAGCAGCAACGACCGGCTGTACACGCTCGACGCGGGCACCGGCGCCGCCACGCTGGTCGGCTCGGGCTTCAGCGACGCGCCCGCCGGCACCTTCTACGGCTTCGACTTCAACCCGGTGATCGACAAGATCCGGATCAACTCCGACGTCGGCACCAACTTCGTGGCCGACCCGGACAGCGGCGACGCCAACATCGCCGACACCACGCCGCTGTTCTACGGCAGCGGGGACGCCAACGAGGGCGCCAGCACCGTGGTCATCGGCGCCGCCTACACCAACAGCGTCGCCAACGCGGACAGCACGCAGCTCTACGTGATCGACTCCGCCCTGGACATCCTCGCGACGCAGGCCAACAACGCCGGCACGCTGGGCACCGTCGGCGAGCTCGGCGTCGACATCGTCGACATCGGCGAGTTCGACGTCAGCGGCGCCACGGGCACCGCCTACCTCGCCGGCATCGTCCGCGGCGAGACCGACTCCACGCTGTTCTCCGTCGACCTGGGCACCGGCCTCGCCACCTCGCTGGGCACCATCGGCAGCTCCGGCACGACGATCGCCGGCATCGCGGTCGCGCCCGGCAATGCAGCCGTGATCCCGACCCCCGGCGCCGCCGCCGCGGGCCTGGCCCTGCTCGGGGGCCTCGCCGCCCGGCGCAAGCGGTCCGCCTGA
- the nuoE gene encoding NADH-quinone oxidoreductase subunit NuoE, translating into MAWLTKPSGRQALERRSEPYLSDGLKQKVEERYAHRYPTRRAMALPVLHAIQHEHNWLPYQAIEEAAEFLEIQPSELLDTATFYEEFFTQPRGKHTVWVCQSVSCEVMGEAAITESIADALNIDPGETTDDDQVTLLKVECIGACGAAPVALVDEELHENLTPASAAELARGLAKKGD; encoded by the coding sequence ATGGCCTGGCTAACCAAACCCTCCGGCCGCCAAGCTCTCGAGCGGCGCAGCGAACCGTACCTGTCCGACGGGCTGAAGCAGAAGGTCGAGGAGCGGTACGCCCACCGCTACCCGACGCGGCGGGCGATGGCGCTGCCGGTGCTTCACGCGATCCAGCACGAGCACAACTGGCTGCCCTACCAGGCGATCGAGGAGGCGGCGGAGTTCCTCGAGATCCAGCCCTCGGAGCTGCTCGACACGGCCACCTTCTACGAGGAGTTTTTCACGCAGCCGCGCGGCAAGCACACGGTGTGGGTGTGCCAGTCGGTGAGCTGCGAGGTGATGGGCGAGGCGGCGATCACCGAGTCGATCGCCGACGCCCTGAACATCGACCCCGGCGAGACCACCGACGACGACCAGGTGACGCTGCTGAAGGTCGAGTGCATTGGCGCCTGCGGCGCCGCCCCGGTCGCGCTCGTCGACGAGGAGCTGCACGAGAACCTCACCCCCGCGTCCGCCGCGGAGCTTGCCCGCGGACTCGCGAAGAAGGGCGATTGA
- a CDS encoding NADH-quinone oxidoreductase subunit D: MPYDLKPLDVDAETTPYVDTEGWGAGGDRWALNFGPQHPATHTTLRIVMELDGERVVRAVPHIGYLHSGFEKLAEALDYNQYVTIASRMNYVSPIVNDISWHHAAEKLFDVDITPRCKAVRTILGELGRIQDHLLCVGASALDLGAFTGFIYGFNEREGIMDVMDYLAGQRFHPDWTRLGGAMADLPDEATFIKLVKRVIHELLPPAIDDLEGLLNKNRIFRDRTEGIGAVTHDEAIAWSLSGPVARASGVKRDVRKDEPYLCFADNWDGQGAEPVTFKVPLATTGDVFGRYLVRLEEIRQSIHIIEQLIDRIPGGPMNTWADGKMAKPSKSEVYGSIEGLIEHFELVMTNRKWKAPINETYACIESPNGQHGFYLVADGGPTPWRAKHRPCSFVHFAAFGKMLEGHLLADAVAILGSLNVIAAELDR; encoded by the coding sequence ATGCCGTACGACCTGAAGCCGCTGGACGTCGACGCCGAGACGACGCCTTACGTAGACACCGAGGGCTGGGGCGCGGGCGGCGACCGCTGGGCGCTGAACTTCGGGCCCCAGCACCCCGCGACGCACACCACGCTTCGCATCGTGATGGAGCTCGACGGCGAGCGCGTCGTCCGCGCGGTGCCGCACATCGGCTACCTGCACTCGGGTTTCGAGAAGCTGGCCGAGGCGCTGGACTACAACCAGTACGTGACCATCGCGTCGCGGATGAACTACGTCTCGCCGATCGTCAACGACATCTCCTGGCACCACGCCGCCGAGAAGCTCTTCGACGTCGACATCACCCCGCGCTGCAAGGCCGTCCGGACGATCCTCGGCGAGCTGGGCCGGATCCAGGACCACCTGCTCTGCGTGGGCGCCTCCGCGCTGGACCTGGGGGCCTTCACCGGCTTCATCTACGGGTTCAACGAACGCGAGGGCATCATGGACGTGATGGACTACCTCGCGGGGCAGAGGTTCCATCCGGACTGGACCCGCCTGGGCGGGGCCATGGCCGACCTGCCCGACGAGGCCACGTTCATCAAGCTCGTCAAGCGGGTGATCCACGAGCTGCTGCCCCCGGCGATCGACGACCTCGAGGGTCTGCTTAACAAGAACCGCATCTTCCGCGACCGGACCGAGGGCATCGGCGCCGTGACCCACGACGAAGCCATCGCGTGGAGCTTGAGCGGCCCGGTCGCCCGCGCCAGCGGCGTGAAGCGCGACGTCCGCAAGGACGAGCCCTACCTCTGCTTCGCTGACAACTGGGACGGCCAGGGGGCCGAGCCCGTGACCTTCAAGGTCCCGCTGGCGACCACCGGCGACGTCTTCGGCCGCTACCTCGTGCGGCTCGAGGAGATCCGCCAGAGCATCCACATCATCGAGCAGCTGATCGACCGCATCCCCGGCGGACCGATGAACACGTGGGCGGACGGGAAGATGGCCAAGCCGAGCAAGAGCGAGGTCTACGGCAGCATCGAGGGCCTCATCGAGCACTTCGAGCTGGTGATGACCAATCGCAAGTGGAAGGCCCCGATCAACGAGACCTACGCCTGCATCGAGAGCCCCAACGGCCAGCACGGCTTCTACCTCGTCGCCGACGGCGGGCCGACGCCCTGGCGGGCCAAGCACCGACCCTGCTCCTTCGTGCACTTCGCGGCCTTCGGGAAGATGCTCGAAGGGCACCTGCTGGCGGACGCGGTGGCGATCCTGGGCAGCCTCAACGTGATCGCGGCGGAGCTGGACCGGTGA
- a CDS encoding FHA domain-containing protein → MWMLIAIAGPDKGQAHPLDPAATREQPMVLGREGDPFRLSDRRASRRHAGLFREGGRWYVEDLGSTTGTLRNHKPLEETEPLREGDFLQVGKTVLTLSRMEAPTLGPHAAATPPAEPRRAPLAGGATRGTGAWILGTGSAAAVVLVGLGLLNQHQATRLAQEVRVAEAARAAAEAEASDRAEAFEQRLLKRLEEERRRGEAAVAALAPAQAETAEALTALRASVDTGAGELAGLAAGLGERDRDAAAALADATARRLRDTVQPLTPEAAERLAAAAERAERGGEAVAEQVAAVREIVAALPEAMTPAVEALAASVETASAASRDDVLAAVEELRTTLPGADDFNSRMARVEAKIDRLPDAAALDARLASIVEVLEQPPGGDADDPRFEALQSALASIAADLKERPDAAALRGQLEAVAAGRPVAPDPLLAQVLAGLAEQRAATEGVQVELARLRDRAAAPAYDADELARSIVAALPEPQKAAAVTGQPATAVAIDERVLASAVETALSGTAIGDAGGLRDLVRVEVSMALESAARGDEPTADGQIDRGQLERAYRRAFDTGRRDVLPGGRVLDPATARAAGIKTWRDWFLIEEFAERMRLAREASRIRGTLADPTVVNLPSR, encoded by the coding sequence ATGTGGATGCTGATCGCGATCGCCGGGCCGGACAAGGGGCAGGCGCACCCGCTGGATCCGGCGGCCACGCGTGAGCAGCCGATGGTGCTCGGCCGCGAGGGCGACCCCTTCCGGCTCTCCGACCGGCGGGCCTCGCGGCGCCACGCCGGCCTCTTCCGCGAGGGTGGCAGGTGGTACGTGGAGGACCTCGGCTCCACCACCGGCACGCTTCGGAACCACAAGCCGCTCGAGGAGACCGAGCCGCTGCGTGAGGGCGACTTCCTGCAGGTCGGCAAGACGGTGCTGACGCTCTCGCGGATGGAGGCGCCGACGCTGGGCCCGCACGCCGCGGCGACGCCGCCGGCCGAGCCCCGGCGTGCCCCGCTCGCCGGGGGCGCCACCCGCGGGACCGGGGCCTGGATCCTCGGCACCGGCTCGGCGGCGGCCGTCGTGCTCGTCGGCCTGGGCCTGCTGAACCAGCACCAGGCGACGCGGCTCGCCCAGGAGGTACGCGTGGCCGAGGCGGCGCGGGCGGCCGCCGAGGCGGAGGCGAGCGACCGCGCCGAGGCCTTCGAGCAGCGGCTGCTCAAGCGGCTGGAGGAGGAGCGACGGCGCGGCGAGGCGGCGGTGGCCGCGCTCGCGCCCGCGCAGGCGGAGACGGCCGAGGCGCTCACGGCGCTGCGGGCATCGGTCGACACGGGCGCCGGAGAGCTCGCCGGCCTCGCCGCCGGGCTCGGCGAGCGGGACCGCGACGCGGCGGCCGCGCTGGCCGACGCCACGGCCCGGCGGCTCCGCGACACCGTGCAGCCGCTGACGCCCGAGGCCGCCGAGCGTCTCGCCGCCGCGGCCGAGCGTGCGGAACGCGGCGGCGAAGCGGTGGCCGAGCAGGTCGCGGCGGTGCGGGAGATCGTCGCGGCCCTGCCCGAAGCAATGACCCCCGCGGTGGAGGCGCTCGCGGCGTCGGTGGAGACGGCGAGCGCGGCCTCCCGCGACGACGTCCTCGCGGCCGTCGAGGAGCTCCGCACGACCCTGCCCGGCGCCGACGACTTCAACAGCCGGATGGCCCGGGTGGAGGCCAAGATCGATCGCCTGCCCGACGCCGCCGCGCTCGACGCCCGCCTCGCCTCCATCGTCGAGGTGCTCGAGCAACCGCCCGGCGGCGACGCGGACGACCCGCGCTTCGAGGCGCTGCAGTCGGCGTTGGCGTCCATCGCGGCCGATCTGAAGGAGCGGCCGGACGCCGCCGCGCTCCGCGGCCAGCTCGAGGCCGTCGCGGCGGGCCGCCCGGTCGCGCCCGATCCGCTGCTCGCCCAGGTGCTCGCCGGCCTCGCCGAGCAGCGGGCCGCGACCGAGGGCGTGCAGGTCGAGCTCGCCCGCCTCCGCGACCGCGCGGCGGCGCCGGCCTACGACGCCGACGAGCTCGCCCGCTCGATCGTGGCCGCCCTCCCCGAGCCGCAGAAGGCGGCCGCGGTCACCGGTCAGCCGGCGACGGCGGTCGCAATCGACGAGCGCGTGCTCGCCTCGGCCGTGGAGACGGCGCTGAGCGGCACGGCCATCGGCGACGCCGGGGGCCTCCGCGACCTGGTCCGCGTGGAGGTGAGTATGGCGTTGGAGTCCGCCGCCCGCGGGGACGAGCCCACCGCGGACGGCCAGATCGACCGCGGCCAGCTGGAGCGGGCGTACCGCCGCGCCTTCGACACCGGACGCCGCGACGTTCTGCCCGGCGGCCGCGTGCTCGACCCCGCGACCGCGCGGGCGGCGGGCATCAAGACGTGGCGCGACTGGTTCCTGATCGAGGAGTTCGCCGAGCGGATGCGGCTCGCCCGCGAGGCCTCTCGCATCCGCGGGACGCTCGCGGACCCGACGGTGGTCAACCTCCCGAGCCGCTGA
- a CDS encoding DUF4276 family protein encodes MSRVFAYTLVADGSSAAMLRPVLDWLICDASGGAATPSGSLFDPRRLRRSLTKLSDHVAAAAEDAAGSVLFVHRDAEQADLATRVEEIERAAAGVSGGVVPVVPVRMSEAWLLFDEQAIRTAAGNPAGRKRLALPAAKKWDALPDPKEALYGLIREASELSGRRLKKLNYGEARAEVARLIEDFSPLRSLPAFEELRTRVQQRLAAGGYAGA; translated from the coding sequence GTGAGCCGCGTCTTCGCCTACACGCTTGTCGCTGATGGCAGCTCCGCTGCGATGCTCCGCCCGGTGCTGGATTGGTTGATCTGCGATGCCTCCGGAGGTGCGGCCACCCCCAGCGGGAGCCTCTTCGATCCCAGGCGGCTCAGGCGAAGCCTCACGAAGCTGAGCGACCATGTGGCCGCCGCGGCCGAAGACGCAGCCGGGAGCGTGCTCTTCGTGCACCGCGACGCAGAGCAGGCTGACCTCGCCACACGCGTCGAGGAGATTGAGCGAGCCGCCGCGGGGGTGAGCGGGGGTGTGGTCCCGGTCGTTCCAGTCCGCATGAGTGAGGCGTGGCTGCTCTTCGATGAGCAGGCCATCCGCACCGCCGCCGGCAACCCGGCGGGCCGGAAGCGGCTCGCGCTGCCGGCCGCGAAGAAGTGGGACGCATTGCCCGACCCCAAAGAAGCCCTTTACGGCTTGATCCGCGAGGCGTCGGAATTGAGCGGGCGCCGCCTCAAGAAGCTCAACTACGGCGAGGCTCGCGCAGAGGTAGCGCGGCTTATCGAAGATTTTTCGCCGCTGCGCAGCCTGCCCGCGTTTGAAGAGCTGCGTACGCGCGTCCAGCAGCGCCTGGCCGCGGGGGGCTATGCCGGAGCTTGA
- a CDS encoding AAA family ATPase yields the protein MLLRLEIDGFENLHGVDLRFGPFSCIAGGNGVGKSNVFDAVLFLGLLARKPLAEAAASVRNIVGRRGDASGLFRKRSDGGVEPMRLAATVLVAPRGRDELMQEVEASSTLLRYQLDLRLRDEATESGPIEILGESLEQINKGKAAAAIAFPHSASVWREPLVVSKRRSPNGFLRTEVDADGRRTIWIGQDGNAGRPQQRLAEPLPRTVLSTVNAANSPTGVLAQSEMSSWSVLQFEPTALRSPDGFHDPSRIGPDGAHVPATLHRLLHAAGDREHREAVRQRIINRLRGLVQTVERLDVDRDEKRELLTLMGTMRDGTAFSARALSDGTLRFLALAVLEEASQDGVFCLEEPENGVFPDQIPRMIELLQDIALDPNEAPGDDNPLRQVIINIHSPSVVAQIPDSALILAQAVDPMLTQADPAVGDVRFLGLSDTWRTKRGGPTMRRADLAAYLDPLGHAPDARDFAPAGAKPIRRVRDREDLQQMYLFSGGGASESGGPA from the coding sequence ATGCTCCTTCGCCTTGAGATCGACGGTTTCGAAAACCTACACGGCGTGGATCTGCGTTTTGGTCCATTCTCTTGCATCGCCGGTGGGAACGGCGTGGGCAAATCCAACGTCTTCGACGCGGTCCTCTTCCTGGGTCTGCTCGCCCGGAAGCCGCTGGCTGAAGCGGCTGCCTCCGTCCGCAATATCGTCGGTCGCCGCGGAGACGCTTCGGGCTTGTTCCGCAAGCGGAGCGACGGCGGTGTTGAGCCGATGCGGCTTGCTGCGACGGTGTTGGTGGCACCCAGGGGTCGCGACGAACTGATGCAGGAGGTGGAGGCAAGCAGCACCTTGCTGCGGTACCAGCTCGACCTCAGGCTGCGGGATGAGGCCACCGAGTCCGGTCCGATCGAGATCCTCGGGGAGTCGCTGGAGCAGATCAACAAGGGCAAGGCCGCCGCAGCGATCGCGTTCCCACACTCCGCCAGCGTCTGGCGGGAACCGCTGGTGGTTTCCAAGCGGCGCTCACCCAACGGGTTCTTGCGAACCGAGGTTGACGCCGATGGCCGGCGGACCATCTGGATTGGACAAGACGGCAACGCCGGCCGCCCCCAGCAACGGCTGGCTGAGCCGCTGCCGCGGACGGTGCTATCCACCGTCAACGCCGCCAATAGCCCCACGGGGGTGCTTGCGCAATCGGAGATGTCGAGTTGGAGCGTTCTACAATTTGAGCCCACCGCCCTGCGTAGCCCCGATGGCTTTCACGACCCATCGCGGATCGGGCCCGACGGGGCTCACGTGCCCGCGACGCTGCACCGCCTCCTGCACGCCGCCGGCGACCGGGAGCATCGCGAGGCCGTCCGGCAGCGAATCATCAATCGGCTACGCGGGCTGGTGCAGACCGTGGAGCGGCTGGACGTGGACCGTGATGAGAAGCGGGAGTTGCTCACGCTGATGGGCACCATGCGCGATGGGACTGCCTTCTCGGCACGCGCCCTCTCCGATGGCACCCTCCGCTTCTTGGCCCTGGCTGTGCTCGAAGAGGCTTCGCAGGACGGCGTCTTCTGCCTGGAGGAACCTGAGAACGGCGTCTTCCCGGACCAGATCCCGAGGATGATCGAGCTCTTGCAGGACATCGCCTTGGATCCAAACGAAGCCCCAGGCGACGATAACCCCCTGCGGCAGGTGATCATCAATATCCATTCGCCCTCGGTTGTCGCTCAGATCCCTGACAGTGCGTTGATCCTCGCGCAGGCGGTCGATCCGATGCTCACGCAGGCCGATCCTGCCGTCGGAGACGTCCGCTTCCTCGGCCTCAGCGACACGTGGCGTACCAAGCGTGGCGGACCCACCATGCGTAGAGCCGACCTTGCCGCGTACCTGGACCCCCTGGGGCACGCTCCCGACGCCCGAGACTTCGCACCCGCCGGCGCCAAGCCGATCCGCCGCGTGCGGGACAGGGAAGACCTCCAGCAGATGTACCTCTTTTCGGGCGGTGGCGCGAGCGAGAGCGGCGGCCCGGCGTGA